Proteins encoded in a region of the Gammaproteobacteria bacterium genome:
- a CDS encoding DUF2959 domain-containing protein, which translates to MKLSRMLVLPLGLTLLVGCSSVYYNTMERFGVEKRDILVTRVEDARDSQEEAKEQFNSALEQFTTLLNFEGGELQEVYDRLNSEFEQSERRAEEVSDRIRAVERVSEDLFDEWEDELELYTDQSLRSSSERTLRQTRSRYNQLLSTMQAAESTMIPVLNAFRDQVLFLRHNLNSRAIASLRNEVATIEGDIAVLIEEMEASIAESNRFLEELELI; encoded by the coding sequence ATGAAACTGTCCAGAATGCTAGTTTTACCGCTCGGCCTGACGCTACTGGTCGGCTGCAGCTCCGTCTACTACAACACCATGGAACGGTTCGGGGTAGAAAAACGGGATATCCTCGTGACCCGGGTGGAAGACGCCCGGGACTCTCAGGAGGAAGCCAAGGAACAGTTCAACTCGGCACTGGAGCAATTCACCACCCTGCTGAATTTTGAGGGTGGCGAACTGCAGGAAGTTTACGATCGCCTGAACTCGGAATTCGAGCAGAGCGAGCGCCGGGCTGAAGAAGTCAGTGACCGGATTCGGGCGGTGGAGCGGGTTTCGGAAGACCTGTTTGATGAATGGGAAGACGAACTGGAACTGTACACTGACCAGAGCCTGCGCAGCTCCAGCGAACGCACCCTGCGCCAGACCCGCTCACGCTACAACCAGTTGCTGAGCACCATGCAGGCGGCAGAAAGCACCATGATTCCAGTGCTCAATGCCTTCAGGGACCAGGTACTGTTTCTGCGCCATAACCTCAACTCCCGGGCCATCGCCTCCCTGCGTAACGAAGTGGCCACTATCGAGGGAGATATTGCGGTGCTGATCGAAGAGATGGAGGCCTCCATCGCTGAGTCCAACCGCTTCCTGGAAGAGCTGGAACTGATCTAG
- a CDS encoding penicillin acylase family protein produces MHHYLLLTLLLTFAACSPQNGGQPAPAANSSSAVSSQESEEVKRWQAQAEKVTIIRDEWGVPHIYGETDADAVFGVMYAQAEDDFNRVEVNYLNAMGLLAQAEGEREIYRDLRMRLFIQPEEMQRLYAEAPEWLSRLMDAYADGLNYFLYTHPEVEPKVIKRFEPWMALSFSEGSIGGDIERVSIAELEQFYGGSQLVAAAPDRSDQEPRGSNGIAIAPAKSASGNALLYINPHTTHYFREEAHMVSEEGLNAYGALTWGQFFIYQGFSEYNGWMHTSTRSDVIDEYYYDEFTERNGRLFYQFGEEEREVTISVETIDYKMADGSLGSRDFTVYHTHHGPVVRSENGKWISVQLMNTPLTALIQSYTRTKTTSYEEFYEMMRLKSNSSNNTVYADRDGNIAYFHGNFHPLRNTQYDFNHPVDGNNPDTDWLGLHPVEEAINLLNPGSGWLYNSNNWPFSAAGPGYSPKKEDYPLYMSVNFENPRGEHALKLYPTIADFDIDKLIEAGYDGLLPAFERFVPVLEKAFAANPDPDLRDAVEMLVAWDKRTAMDSVETTLAHHWGNELFSLLPRGSNLDPYDRYAYAETELSPEQYLATLRAALERMQADFGSWRVAWGDVNRFQRNDGSISQTFDDNKPSFPVELASGNWGALASVGTRQYPGTKNWYATSGNSFIAAVEFGDRVRARALMAGGLSSDPDSPHFFDQGQMYGVGEFRDVHYYREDVEAHAERTYHPGD; encoded by the coding sequence ATGCATCATTATCTGCTTCTGACCCTCCTGCTTACTTTTGCCGCCTGTTCACCGCAAAATGGCGGACAACCTGCACCCGCAGCGAACAGCAGCTCCGCTGTCTCCTCGCAGGAGTCCGAGGAAGTGAAGCGCTGGCAGGCGCAGGCCGAGAAGGTCACCATCATTCGCGATGAATGGGGTGTGCCGCATATCTATGGCGAAACCGATGCCGATGCTGTGTTTGGCGTGATGTATGCCCAGGCTGAAGATGATTTTAATCGCGTCGAAGTGAATTACCTGAATGCCATGGGCCTGCTGGCCCAGGCTGAAGGTGAGCGGGAAATATACCGCGATCTGAGAATGCGTCTGTTTATTCAGCCAGAAGAAATGCAGCGACTCTACGCCGAGGCACCAGAGTGGCTGAGCCGGTTGATGGATGCCTACGCTGACGGTCTGAATTACTTTCTCTATACCCATCCCGAGGTCGAGCCTAAGGTTATCAAGCGCTTTGAGCCCTGGATGGCACTGTCTTTCTCCGAGGGCAGTATCGGTGGCGATATAGAACGTGTATCGATCGCCGAACTGGAGCAGTTCTATGGCGGTTCTCAGCTGGTAGCGGCAGCTCCCGATAGAAGTGACCAGGAGCCCCGCGGCTCAAACGGAATAGCTATCGCGCCGGCCAAATCCGCCAGCGGCAACGCACTGCTCTATATCAATCCACACACTACCCATTACTTCCGCGAGGAAGCCCATATGGTCAGCGAGGAGGGTCTCAATGCCTATGGCGCGCTGACCTGGGGGCAGTTCTTTATTTATCAGGGTTTCAGCGAGTACAACGGCTGGATGCATACCTCAACCCGCTCCGATGTGATCGATGAATACTATTACGATGAATTCACCGAGCGAAATGGTCGGCTGTTTTACCAGTTTGGCGAAGAAGAACGAGAAGTTACCATTTCTGTCGAGACTATCGATTACAAAATGGCCGATGGTTCCCTGGGTTCAAGAGACTTTACCGTCTATCACACTCATCATGGGCCTGTAGTGCGCTCGGAGAATGGCAAGTGGATTTCCGTGCAGCTCATGAATACCCCCCTTACTGCTCTTATCCAATCCTACACACGCACCAAAACAACGAGCTATGAAGAGTTTTACGAGATGATGAGGCTCAAGTCCAACTCGTCCAATAACACCGTGTATGCGGACAGGGATGGAAACATCGCTTACTTTCACGGCAACTTTCATCCGCTGCGTAATACCCAATATGACTTTAATCATCCAGTCGATGGCAATAACCCCGACACTGACTGGCTGGGCCTGCACCCGGTTGAGGAGGCGATTAATCTCTTAAATCCCGGTTCCGGCTGGCTCTATAATTCCAACAACTGGCCGTTTTCAGCCGCCGGCCCTGGATACAGCCCGAAAAAAGAAGATTACCCACTTTACATGTCGGTTAATTTCGAGAATCCCCGGGGCGAACATGCACTCAAACTCTACCCGACTATCGCTGATTTCGACATCGATAAGCTGATTGAGGCAGGGTATGACGGTCTTCTGCCTGCTTTCGAACGATTCGTTCCAGTATTGGAAAAAGCTTTCGCGGCCAACCCCGATCCTGATCTCAGGGACGCAGTCGAAATGCTCGTGGCCTGGGATAAACGCACCGCTATGGACTCGGTGGAAACGACGCTGGCCCATCACTGGGGCAATGAGCTGTTCAGCCTGCTGCCGCGCGGCAGCAACCTGGACCCCTATGATCGCTATGCCTACGCAGAAACTGAACTCAGCCCTGAGCAATACCTCGCAACGCTGCGGGCAGCTTTAGAGAGAATGCAGGCTGACTTTGGCAGTTGGCGGGTCGCGTGGGGCGATGTCAATCGATTTCAACGTAACGACGGCAGTATCAGCCAGACTTTTGACGATAACAAACCCAGCTTTCCTGTTGAGCTTGCCTCCGGTAACTGGGGAGCGCTGGCTTCAGTAGGCACGCGCCAGTATCCGGGCACCAAAAACTGGTATGCCACCAGTGGTAACAGCTTTATCGCTGCTGTCGAGTTCGGCGACAGAGTCCGTGCCAGGGCATTAATGGCCGGGGGGCTTAGCAGTGATCCGGACTCGCCGCATTTCTTTGACCAGGGTCAAATGTACGGTGTGGGTGAGTTCCGCGATGTGCACTATTACCGCGAGGATGTTGAAGCGCACGCAGAGCGGACCTATCACCCTGGCGACTAG
- a CDS encoding HlyD family secretion protein, giving the protein MSDAQIAGEARGGLLRKLRHLLLLLLGPALIAAIGGWLYLHGGRRVSTDNAYIKTNILSISANVNGMVTEVSVDESDQVQPGQLLLRVDDKPYVIALTRAEANLANVRGDIESMKAELANKRLEIATAVNDLDYRDSELDRIKQLYNSNSVSAAQFEQALYASNSAQRTLSEKTQALEVIKARLVDPDLPTDAHPRVKQALAELDKARLDLSHTEVHAPTNGVIAGVSTHTGENVMTGAPLMSLIDRSRLWIEANFKETDLTFMQVGQAVEISVDAYPGRTWQGHVAVITPATGAEFALLPAQNSSGNWVKVVQRVPVLIQLDNYQGEPLLASGMSADVSVDTGHQRSLGQLTELLP; this is encoded by the coding sequence ATGAGTGATGCACAGATTGCTGGAGAAGCCAGGGGCGGACTGCTCCGAAAGTTAAGACACCTGCTGCTTTTACTGCTGGGACCGGCGCTGATCGCTGCCATTGGCGGCTGGCTGTATCTGCACGGTGGACGCCGCGTCAGCACCGACAACGCCTATATCAAAACCAACATTCTCTCCATCAGTGCCAATGTCAATGGCATGGTGACAGAAGTTTCAGTCGACGAGAGCGACCAGGTGCAACCTGGTCAGTTGCTGCTGCGGGTTGATGACAAGCCCTACGTGATAGCCCTGACGCGGGCTGAAGCGAATCTTGCCAATGTCCGGGGTGACATCGAAAGCATGAAGGCCGAGCTGGCCAATAAGCGCCTTGAGATAGCAACCGCGGTCAATGATCTTGACTACCGTGACAGTGAGCTGGACCGTATTAAACAGTTGTACAACAGTAACTCGGTTTCTGCGGCGCAGTTTGAACAGGCGCTTTACGCCAGTAATTCAGCACAGCGGACCCTGTCAGAGAAAACCCAGGCATTGGAAGTCATCAAAGCGCGACTGGTGGACCCTGACCTGCCGACTGACGCACACCCGCGCGTTAAGCAGGCCCTGGCTGAACTGGATAAAGCCAGGCTGGATCTCAGTCATACCGAAGTGCATGCCCCCACCAATGGTGTCATTGCGGGTGTCTCCACCCATACCGGCGAAAACGTCATGACCGGCGCACCTTTGATGAGCCTGATCGATCGAAGCCGACTCTGGATTGAAGCCAATTTTAAAGAGACTGACCTGACCTTCATGCAGGTCGGCCAGGCAGTGGAAATCAGTGTCGATGCCTACCCGGGCAGAACCTGGCAGGGTCACGTTGCGGTTATCACTCCAGCTACAGGGGCTGAATTTGCCTTGCTGCCGGCACAGAACAGCAGCGGCAACTGGGTGAAAGTTGTCCAGCGGGTACCGGTTCTGATCCAGCTGGATAATTACCAGGGCGAACCCCTGTTGGCTTCCGGCATGAGCGCTGACGTAAGTGTCGATACCGGCCATCAGCGCAGTCTGGGCCAGCTGACCGAACTGCTGCCCTGA
- a CDS encoding DNA-3-methyladenine glycosylase I has protein sequence MKKFEQIKRRAEKRKGGPAGLKKLLPEVASNRKLKATGDDRYLSMMTRVINQAGFSWKVIDRKWPEFEEAFLGFDTFKLSLLAPEQWEAYASDRRVVRNWQKIQALQENLFFVRETAREYGSFGRFIADWPASDQVGLLAYLKRHGSRLGGNSGQYFLRFMGKDSFILGRDVVAALQGAGVEIAEQPSSKRDRQRVQEAFNRWHDETGLPYSHLSCIAACSVGENYR, from the coding sequence ATGAAAAAATTTGAGCAGATCAAGCGACGTGCCGAGAAACGTAAGGGCGGTCCGGCAGGTCTCAAAAAGCTGTTACCCGAAGTCGCCAGCAATCGAAAGCTCAAGGCCACGGGTGATGATCGCTATCTGTCCATGATGACCCGGGTGATCAACCAGGCAGGCTTCAGCTGGAAGGTCATCGACCGGAAGTGGCCCGAGTTCGAAGAGGCGTTTCTGGGCTTCGATACGTTTAAGCTCAGCCTGCTGGCACCGGAGCAGTGGGAGGCCTACGCCAGCGATCGCCGGGTGGTGCGCAACTGGCAGAAAATTCAGGCCTTGCAGGAAAACCTGTTTTTCGTGCGGGAAACCGCCCGCGAATACGGTTCGTTCGGCAGGTTTATCGCTGACTGGCCGGCCTCTGACCAGGTGGGGCTGCTGGCCTATCTGAAAAGGCATGGCTCCAGACTGGGGGGCAACAGCGGGCAGTACTTTCTGCGCTTCATGGGCAAAGACAGTTTTATTCTGGGACGTGATGTGGTGGCTGCTCTCCAGGGCGCGGGCGTTGAAATCGCCGAGCAACCGAGCAGCAAGCGGGACCGGCAACGGGTCCAGGAGGCGTTCAACCGCTGGCATGATGAAACGGGGCTGCCATACAGCCACCTGAGCTGTATCGCAGCCTGTTCAGTGGGGGAGAACTACCGGTGA
- a CDS encoding YqaE/Pmp3 family membrane protein produces the protein MRYLLAIILPPVAVFLCGKPIQGILNIFLTLAFWIPGAVHALFVVHSHLADKRNKELVKAIKESNLG, from the coding sequence ATGCGTTATTTACTGGCAATAATTCTCCCCCCGGTCGCCGTATTCCTGTGCGGCAAGCCCATACAGGGTATCCTTAACATCTTCCTGACCCTGGCTTTCTGGATTCCGGGGGCCGTGCATGCCCTGTTTGTGGTACACAGCCACCTGGCGGACAAGCGCAACAAAGAACTGGTCAAGGCTATCAAGGAATCGAACTTAGGCTGA
- a CDS encoding MarR family transcriptional regulator, translating to MKRDLYSSVGFIIHDVARQMRWSFDRQSQGLGLTRAQWVVLAHLKRSDGVQQKTLAELMDVKPITLARHIDRLEMDGLVRREDDPHDRRAKRVFLTGKAAPMMASLQKLGQKVRKQAMQGITPKEEQQLIEILLRIRNNLSESEGGANE from the coding sequence ATGAAAAGAGACCTCTACAGCAGCGTTGGCTTTATTATCCATGACGTCGCCCGGCAGATGCGCTGGAGCTTCGATCGGCAGTCACAGGGCCTGGGGCTGACCCGCGCCCAATGGGTGGTGCTCGCGCACTTGAAGCGCAGTGACGGTGTGCAGCAGAAAACCCTGGCGGAACTCATGGACGTCAAGCCCATCACACTGGCACGCCACATCGACCGGCTTGAAATGGATGGTCTGGTGCGTCGCGAAGACGACCCCCACGACCGCCGGGCCAAACGGGTTTTTCTGACCGGCAAGGCAGCGCCCATGATGGCTTCGTTACAGAAGCTCGGACAGAAGGTCCGCAAACAGGCAATGCAGGGAATCACACCGAAGGAGGAGCAGCAACTGATCGAGATTCTTCTTCGCATCAGAAATAATCTTTCGGAATCTGAAGGTGGCGCAAATGAGTGA
- a CDS encoding beta-propeller domain-containing protein, with product MQRIAGKSLFAWLLLCPLLATAVEPDSTGRIVTPDGNAFIQTESPHAFASAFLDTDTYSAHYSLPVRPEHRGRSASVYLGGIHNGIWYLATPSGWQPWDGAVQAPTPLRQEVLQDTVNIQLFDRNYLPSGDLEIHLAYLVPGEPLVIGEHPLRFTIQPAGQDTLHRFRSAGALEDFLKQGLAKSASNRFYGTADFAEAAATDGVGSADLAGRVSTTNLQEEGVDEADIMKSDGEYLLMLRDCASSTCVVTYELDSVNALATESASKALSGPQRASGMYLVTERAGGDRLIVLGGNHSYQLWLDVWGWAGNTTQLEFFDATDPASLESLETLTIDGSLISSRRVGDTLYLLTRHTPYLEGYEPYAYDERSLADNVTQLSNTGLSDLLPAVMDANQRKRSLVSAERCFLPTSNLDSSINPTIISVTAIPLAEPTAFTSSCFVGESETLYMTPGSLYLATTQFQVANMGFDRLFYQPEHTTAVHKFTLQEEEVEYRGSGQVQGHLGWSEDKKPFRMGENGEFLNLVTSVGVTWDGSSSTMLTVLRESPTDNRLEQVARVEGIGKPGEQLYAARFLGDRAYLVTFLLTDPLYVLDLSDQENPLIVGELEIDGYSDYLHPVSDTLLLGIGKDAVADQSSLDFNGARGAWYQGVKLSLFDVGDPVNPVELDALVLGKRGTQSGVLFDHQALAFLPASDAAPARLAIPVDLHDTVPVHPWFDAAEPSAFYDYTHTGLYSFEITEQAINQVGLIFGSEPGYGGFQGYFGDRSVLVDDVVFYLHGGQVSASHWGESP from the coding sequence ATGCAACGTATCGCTGGTAAAAGCCTCTTTGCCTGGCTGCTCCTGTGTCCGCTCCTGGCGACGGCAGTCGAGCCGGATTCCACCGGCAGGATAGTCACTCCTGATGGTAATGCGTTCATCCAGACTGAGTCGCCTCACGCCTTCGCTTCAGCATTCCTGGATACTGACACTTATTCAGCCCACTACTCACTCCCGGTTCGTCCGGAGCATCGGGGCAGGAGCGCCAGTGTCTATCTGGGGGGTATCCACAACGGGATCTGGTATCTGGCGACGCCCTCTGGCTGGCAGCCCTGGGACGGAGCCGTCCAGGCTCCGACACCCCTCAGGCAGGAGGTGTTGCAGGATACGGTGAACATCCAGCTTTTCGACCGAAACTACCTGCCCAGTGGTGATCTTGAAATTCATCTGGCTTACCTGGTCCCCGGAGAGCCCCTGGTCATTGGCGAACACCCGCTGCGCTTCACTATCCAGCCGGCCGGTCAGGACACCCTGCACCGTTTCCGGTCTGCCGGTGCTCTGGAAGATTTTCTTAAGCAGGGGCTGGCAAAAAGCGCATCGAATCGCTTTTATGGGACAGCCGATTTTGCAGAAGCTGCCGCCACGGACGGGGTGGGTTCTGCGGATCTGGCTGGACGTGTATCCACCACCAATCTGCAGGAAGAAGGCGTCGACGAAGCCGACATCATGAAGTCCGATGGCGAGTACCTGCTGATGCTGCGGGACTGCGCCTCGAGCACCTGCGTGGTGACCTATGAGCTGGACAGCGTCAATGCGCTGGCCACGGAATCAGCCAGTAAGGCGCTGTCCGGACCGCAGCGGGCCAGCGGCATGTACCTGGTCACTGAACGTGCAGGCGGTGACCGTCTCATCGTTCTCGGCGGCAATCATTCCTACCAGCTCTGGCTGGACGTGTGGGGCTGGGCCGGGAATACGACTCAGCTGGAGTTTTTCGACGCCACTGACCCGGCGTCATTGGAATCCCTGGAGACTCTTACCATCGACGGCAGTCTCATTTCGAGTCGGAGAGTGGGAGACACGTTGTATCTGCTCACCCGGCATACGCCATACCTGGAGGGCTATGAGCCCTATGCCTACGACGAGAGGTCCCTGGCTGATAACGTGACGCAGCTGTCCAATACCGGCTTGAGTGACCTGCTGCCTGCAGTCATGGATGCCAACCAACGGAAGCGCAGCCTGGTGAGCGCTGAGCGCTGTTTCCTGCCTACCAGCAATCTCGACAGCAGTATCAATCCCACCATTATTTCGGTAACCGCAATCCCGCTGGCGGAGCCGACCGCTTTTACCAGCAGCTGCTTTGTCGGTGAATCGGAAACCCTGTACATGACGCCCGGATCACTGTACCTGGCCACCACACAGTTTCAGGTTGCCAACATGGGATTTGACCGATTGTTCTATCAGCCGGAGCATACCACGGCGGTGCACAAGTTCACGTTACAGGAGGAAGAGGTCGAGTATCGGGGTTCCGGGCAGGTGCAGGGGCACCTGGGCTGGAGCGAAGACAAGAAACCCTTTCGCATGGGCGAAAACGGTGAATTTCTCAACCTGGTGACTTCGGTGGGTGTCACCTGGGACGGTTCTTCAAGCACGATGCTGACTGTCCTGCGTGAGTCCCCCACCGACAACCGGCTTGAACAGGTGGCCAGGGTCGAAGGTATCGGCAAGCCTGGTGAACAGCTGTACGCGGCACGCTTTCTTGGTGATCGGGCTTACCTGGTGACTTTTCTGTTGACCGACCCCCTCTATGTGCTTGACCTGTCTGATCAGGAGAATCCGCTCATCGTCGGTGAGCTGGAAATTGACGGTTACTCGGACTACCTTCACCCGGTCAGCGACACGCTGTTGCTGGGGATAGGCAAAGACGCCGTAGCGGATCAATCTTCGCTGGACTTCAATGGGGCACGTGGCGCCTGGTATCAGGGCGTCAAGCTGTCACTGTTTGATGTCGGCGATCCGGTCAACCCGGTGGAGCTGGATGCGCTGGTGCTGGGCAAACGGGGTACTCAATCGGGCGTCCTTTTCGATCATCAAGCGCTGGCATTTCTCCCTGCCAGCGACGCTGCCCCGGCCCGGCTGGCCATCCCGGTGGACCTTCATGACACGGTACCGGTGCACCCCTGGTTTGACGCCGCAGAACCCAGCGCGTTTTACGACTACACTCACACCGGCCTTTACAGTTTCGAGATCACCGAACAGGCGATAAACCAGGTAGGGCTGATCTTCGGAAGTGAGCCCGGTTACGGTGGCTTTCAAGGTTACTTCGGTGACCGCTCGGTACTGGTGGATGACGTGGTGTTCTATCTGCACGGGGGGCAGGTAAGTGCCTCGCACTGGGGCGAATCACCTTAA
- a CDS encoding DHA2 family efflux MFS transporter permease subunit: protein MENQEQYRYRGLVTGGIMLATIMQVLDTTIANVALPHMQGSLSATQDQVVWVLTSYIVASAIMTLPTGWLAGRYGRKRIFVTAVIGFTLTSLLCGLATSIEEMVAFRLLQGCFGACIVPLAQATMLDLNPPERRGQAMALWGMGVMIGPILGPTLGGYLTENFDWRWVFLINLPLGLVAVVVMGMFMPDSEREQRPFDLFGFFTLALIIGCLQLLLDRGEMLDWFASREIVIYCSIALACLWMFVVHTRQVKHPFLSAEMFRDRNLVTSLFFIFFTGIILLATMALLPPYLQNLMGYPVMDVGILMAPRGVGTMVSMMLVGRLINRVDPRVLIMTGLSFTATSLYFMTHFSVFVPARMLIWTGALQGFGLGFIFIPLNTIAFATLAPRYRAEAASVFSLTRNIGSSIGISLVMAVLSRNIAINHDYLSENLTPASLGWSWQLVPDVLMNNGAAVVAMLEGELSRQAAAIAYINDFKLMMWIVLASAPLVLLLKNPSRSRNALA, encoded by the coding sequence ATGGAAAACCAGGAACAGTATCGCTATCGTGGCCTGGTGACCGGCGGCATCATGCTGGCCACCATCATGCAGGTCCTGGACACCACCATTGCCAACGTGGCTCTGCCCCATATGCAAGGCAGTCTGTCTGCCACCCAGGACCAGGTCGTCTGGGTGCTGACCTCGTACATTGTGGCCTCGGCCATTATGACTCTTCCCACCGGCTGGCTGGCTGGCCGGTACGGACGTAAAAGAATATTTGTCACCGCTGTCATCGGCTTCACCCTCACGTCCCTGCTGTGCGGACTCGCGACATCCATCGAGGAAATGGTGGCATTCCGGCTGCTTCAGGGGTGTTTCGGTGCCTGTATAGTGCCGCTGGCCCAGGCAACCATGCTGGACCTCAATCCACCCGAACGCCGCGGGCAGGCGATGGCTCTTTGGGGCATGGGAGTGATGATCGGGCCTATCCTGGGACCGACTCTGGGCGGCTACCTTACCGAGAATTTTGACTGGCGCTGGGTGTTTTTAATCAACCTGCCACTGGGCCTGGTTGCAGTGGTGGTCATGGGGATGTTCATGCCGGACTCCGAGCGGGAGCAGCGGCCGTTCGACCTGTTCGGTTTTTTTACCCTTGCCCTCATCATCGGCTGCCTTCAGCTGCTGTTGGACCGGGGCGAAATGCTCGACTGGTTCGCTTCCCGCGAAATTGTCATTTACTGTTCGATCGCCCTCGCCTGCCTGTGGATGTTCGTTGTGCACACCCGACAGGTGAAACATCCCTTTTTGTCAGCCGAAATGTTCCGCGACCGTAACCTGGTCACCAGCCTGTTCTTCATTTTCTTCACCGGTATTATCCTGCTGGCCACTATGGCGCTGTTGCCACCCTATCTGCAGAACCTGATGGGTTATCCGGTGATGGATGTCGGGATTCTGATGGCACCGCGGGGAGTCGGCACCATGGTCTCCATGATGCTGGTCGGCCGCCTGATCAACCGCGTCGACCCACGGGTTTTAATCATGACGGGGCTGTCGTTTACTGCCACATCACTGTATTTCATGACCCATTTTTCCGTTTTCGTACCAGCACGAATGCTGATCTGGACCGGCGCATTGCAGGGTTTCGGTCTCGGCTTTATCTTTATTCCGTTGAATACCATTGCGTTTGCAACACTTGCCCCCCGCTATCGCGCTGAGGCCGCCTCGGTATTCAGCCTGACCCGGAACATAGGCAGCAGCATCGGCATATCCCTGGTCATGGCGGTGCTCAGTCGAAACATCGCCATCAACCACGACTACCTGTCGGAAAACCTGACGCCAGCATCACTGGGCTGGAGCTGGCAGCTGGTACCCGACGTCCTCATGAATAACGGCGCCGCCGTAGTCGCCATGCTCGAAGGTGAGCTAAGCCGCCAGGCCGCCGCCATCGCCTACATCAATGATTTCAAACTGATGATGTGGATCGTTCTGGCCTCAGCGCCGCTGGTGTTATTGCTGAAGAATCCTTCCCGCAGCAGAAATGCCTTAGCCTGA